The following proteins are encoded in a genomic region of Chelmon rostratus isolate fCheRos1 chromosome 3, fCheRos1.pri, whole genome shotgun sequence:
- the hyls1 gene encoding hydrolethalus syndrome protein 1: protein MDNLDFSEEEIQEQLVNLGYKNIPKHRLHEFKQDLDELIRRGEWKSFTSPTQINCTRSQTATSQLSPPPAYTKEKVGQCYFEDSGDGFFLHAGQADHDRQVLTTCQNRESGWQRGRCDSYAQHSVALKHQLPPGAPNRLQVEPEPDDSLHPLFTDSYTSTPDSQGRRFIKRKVLRKHKGQSLICDESVYSEDSDAASCLEERLAELHLSTTAQRDFEMENEDETGQSDSQSSETEGISMSAFESYIRGMTRAQTDADIRPKPKSFIRPVMSQQTTKKTDPVAKYFQYKQLWDMFKLPGEKDRRALRLEIKERLAYQPPPPKPRRVYVPNTYIVPTEKKRSALRWEIRNDLANGLLPYKFSYRF, encoded by the exons ATGGACAACCTGGATTTCTCAGAAGAGGAAATTCAAGAACAGCTGGTGAACCTGGGCTACAAAAACATACCAAAACACAGGCTGCATGAATTCAAGCAAG ATCTTGATGAACTGATTCGACGTGGAGAATGGAAAAGCTTCACCTCTCCCACTCAGATAAACTGCACCAGATCTCAGACTGCCACATCTCAGTTGAGTCCTCCTCCTGCCTACACCAAAGAGAAAG ttGGTCAGTGCTACTTTGAAGATTCTGGTGATGGGTTTTTCTTACATGCCGGACAAGCAGACCATGACAGACAG GTGCTCACCACCTGTCAGAACAGAGAGTCTGGATGGCAGCGGGGACGCTGTGACTCGTACGCTCAACACTCGGTAGCTTTGAAGCACCAGTTGCCTCCAGGTGCCCCCAacaggctgcaggtggagcCGGAGCCTGACGACAGCCTCCACCCACTATTCACTGACAGCTACACATCCACTCCTGACAGCCAGGGGAGGCGCTTCATCAAGAGAAAAGTCCTGAG GAAACATAAAGGACAGTCTCTTATCTGCGATGAATCGGTCTACAGTGAAGACTCAG acGCAGCGAGCTGTCTGGAGGAACGGCTGGCGGAGCTTCATTTATCCACGACGGCTCAACGCGACTTTGAGATGGAGAACGAAGACGAAACCGGCCAGAGTGACAGCCAGAGCTCTGAGACTGAGGGAATCTCTATGAGTGCCTTTGAATCCTACATAAGAGGCATG ACTCGAGCTCAAACTGACGCTGACATCAGGCCCAAACCCAAGTCCT TCATCCGACCAGTGATGAGTCAGCAAACCACAAAGAAGACAGACCCAGTGGCCAA GTATTTCCAGTATAAGCAGCTCTGGGACATGTTTAAACTTccaggagagaaagacaggagagCTCTCCGCCTTGAGATAAAG gaaCGACTTGCATACCAACCTCCCCCA CCTAAACCTCGGAGGGTTTACGTGCCGAACACCTACATCGTGCCAACAGAGAAGAAGCGCTCGGCCCTCCGTTGGGAGATCAGGAACGATTTGGCCAACGGTCTCCTTCCGTACAAATTCAGCTATCGATTTTAG
- the mrpl4 gene encoding 39S ribosomal protein L4, mitochondrial, with translation MLRCSLVICGRGAAKRFASSFSGESALPPNLLLPANLVDPARLKRPPPPADCSLPVLRKCDAVIPAHLSPVQMWVDTLERWDSEPLGLAQLHPDVFAVPPRLDILHDVERWQRNFKRISHASTKVRSEVRGGGRKPWRQKGSGRARHSSIRSPLWRGGGVSHGPRGPTSYYYMLPMKVRVLGLKVALSSKMAQDYLHIVDSLNIPTPDSQYLLDLIKHRHWGESVLIVDVAEEIPENILQATAGLKTVNIIPAIGLNIHSMLKHESIILTLETVKFLEDKLLWHDQRYTPLYPFKLPYSDFP, from the exons ATGCTTCGTTGTTCTCTGGTAATTTGTGGCAGGGGAGCCGCTAAAAGG TTCGCCTCGTCGTTCTCTGGTGAGAGCGCTCTGCCTCCAAACCTGCTGCTGCCCGCAAACCTTGTGGATCCTGCCAGATTGA AgcgacctcctcctcctgcagactgCTCCCTGCCTGTTCTGAGGAAGTGTGATGCTGTCATTCCCGCCCATCTGAGCCCCGTCCAGATGTGGGTGGACACTCTGGAGAGGTGGGACAGCGAGCCGTTGGGTTTGGCTCAGCTCCACCCGGATGTCTTTGCGGTGCCTCCAAG GCTCGATATTCTCCACGATGTTGAAAGATGGCAGAGAAACTTTAAAAGAATT AGTCACGCCAGCACAAAGGTCAGGTCAGAAgtcagaggtggaggcaggaAACCATGGAGACAGAAAGGAAGCGGAAGAGCGCGTCATTCAAGCATCAGATCACCGTTATGGAGAGGAG GTGGGGTGTCTCATGGACCCAGAGGGCCGACCAGTTACTACTACATGTTACCCATGAAAGTCCGAGTGCTGGGACTCAAAGTGGCTCTGAGCTCCAAGATGGCTCAG GACTACCTTCACATCGTGGACTCTCTAAACATCCCCACACCTGACTCTCAGTACCTGCTGGACCtgatcaaacacagacactgggGAGAGTCGGTGCTGATAGTCGATGT agCTGAAGAGATTCCTGAAAACATCCTACAGGCAACAGCAGGTTTGAAGACAGTGAATATCATTCCAGCCATTG gTCTGAACATCCACAGCATGCTGAAACATGAATCCATCATCCTCACGCTGGAAACCGTCAAGTTTCTGGAAGACAAGCTGCTTTGGCACGACCAGCGTTACACGCCTCTGTACCCATTCAAACTGCCCTACTCCGATTTCCCCTAG